In Rhodococcus sp. 4CII, the DNA window CGTTCCTTGTGCAGCCTCGACAACCGAACAATCGGGCAGCTGAACGCAATAGCGCGTCGGGACACCGTAGACATTCGGCGCTACACAATGATTATGGAGACCGCGAAGACCGCAACGTTGACAACCGACTTGCGTGAGCCTTTCCTCGAGTTCGAGAACGCGCTGGAGATCGGTGTGGCTGGGGCGAGCGTCCGGTTCGCCATCCGGCTCCTCGAACCGGGCGCTGTCGCCTGTCGCGCGGAGCCAGCGGTTCTTGTTGCGACCCCACAACAGTCGACACCCGGTTCGGGGTTCGTTGACAACAACTGTCCCCCACTCGCTGAGCCGTTCGAACTTGTCGCTTTCCATGTGCCGACTGTACGACGCACTCGTATCGAAATCAATTGGTGCGCAATGTATCTACCATTGCGTGCAACAGTCGAGTGCATGAACGTGCATCTTTCGGATCGGCAACTGCGGGCATGCGCTCGATTGGATGTCGGGAGTATTCGATCATCTATCGAGCTGTCGTACGCTCGGAATCGGGATCATCCGATGCGGTCCCCGATAGAGTGGTCATTACTGCGAAGGTTGCGCTCACGGGAACGTCGCCGGCTCGTTCCGGTAGCGATTGAAGGCTCCGCGCGGCGAGATCGTTTGGGCTACTCGTTGTGATCGAACATTCTGGACCGGAGGAATTGCCGTGATTGCGGCGGGGACGGAATTGGAGGGCTCACGGGTTGGTGGCGGGCAGAACCTCGATGGTCCGGCGATGCGCCCGGGTGCACGCAACATAGATCTTGCGGTGCATGTCCTCAGCCTGCGACAGGCCAGCGGCGAGTGCTGCCCGCTCGGTGTCACGCAGCCGGACCCCGACGACATCCCACTCCGCTCCCTTTGCCTGATGCGTAGTCAGGCCAGGGACCAGACGACCGGGAAAGGCTAGTCGTTCCTGCAGAAGAGCCAAACGGCGCGTGTGAGCTGTGCGCGGCTTACGCAGTTCTCGGGCCGACACGGTTTTGATGACGTCGACGAGCCGCAGGTAGGCCGCCTTTACGGCGTCCTTTCCCCCTGGCTTCAAAAGCTGCACCACATCTTGGAGTCCGGGTTCGAGTTGCCTTAGGCTGTCGCGGTCCTGCACGTTAAGCGCGGTGAGCGCATCGTTGAGAAAGGTAGCTTCGAGTTCGAAGATGTTGCGGGTGACGTGGTTCAGCAGCAGGGTGGCTGCAGCTTCCTCGTACCCGCCCTTGAAGGAGCCGAAGGCAAGGGGCAGGACGCCACCGCCGGTGTCCCACAGTTCCTCCCACCACAAGGCGAGAACCACGTCGAGATCACCCGGGTAGGTATGGAGGGTCACCCCGTCTCCATTGCGCAACCTTGTGGCGAGCATACGTTGCTCGCTATCGCGCCAACGAAATGACTGTGTGAGGGGCAACGTCGGCACGTTGGCGCGCTTGAGCATCTGAGGTATGACCTGTGGTCGGGCGCCGCGGAAAAGGTAGAGCGCTTGCCAAGGGTCACCCACCAGGGTTACAGCTACACCGGCGGCGATGGCTGACTCGATTATTGTGATGTCGAGGTCGTTGGCGTCGAAGACCTCGTCGACGATGAGTGCCCTCATCGTCTCGCCGAGTCGCTGACGCACTCGGCCGGCGGATTCAGGGTCCGCCAGCGCGAGCGCGAGTACGTCGCGCACGTCCTGGTGGGTGCAAGTTCCTTGCTCCATGAGAG includes these proteins:
- a CDS encoding UvrD-helicase domain-containing protein, whose amino-acid sequence is MTGGLAHAGAIDTLTVEQRLAAGTSRRNVFIEAGPGTGKTTVSAQRFGVHRFAAEHRHDRRAVVAVSFTRAATYTLRRRVQRLWGPGAMTWPHRIVTLDTIMSDLLHDLLRLKLVVWPNADVLWPDGQVLLDVCDSWSSCGGTESTRSVYTLSLAGRHVQLQEILAPTWKKRVPAANVVTLMEQGTCTHQDVRDVLALALADPESAGRVRQRLGETMRALIVDEVFDANDLDITIIESAIAAGVAVTLVGDPWQALYLFRGARPQVIPQMLKRANVPTLPLTQSFRWRDSEQRMLATRLRNGDGVTLHTYPGDLDVVLALWWEELWDTGGGVLPLAFGSFKGGYEEAAATLLLNHVTRNIFELEATFLNDALTALNVQDRDSLRQLEPGLQDVVQLLKPGGKDAVKAAYLRLVDVIKTVSARELRKPRTAHTRRLALLQERLAFPGRLVPGLTTHQAKGAEWDVVGVRLRDTERAALAAGLSQAEDMHRKIYVACTRAHRRTIEVLPATNP